The Colletotrichum destructivum chromosome 8, complete sequence genome includes the window GGCGCCCGAGAGGCTTGAAGTCCTAGCCCAATAGGATACCTTTTTCTTGTTTCTATTCTTTTCTTCACAGAATTGCGGTAATGAATGCCAACTGTTTGCTGCGTGACTTTGCTGCATACCCAAATTAGAGTAAGAGCCGTCGTATTCAACGTAAGAGGCATAAAGGTGAGAATTTCAGCGGTCCTGGACTACACTACAGTTCCTGATGTATTCCTAACGTACACAAAAAGATGGGTGATCCTTCAAGATCGATGCGTTGCTGTCCATTGGCTGGACGAAATACCCACCAGAGTTTTACCCAAACCAATTTGACAAGTCCGTATGTGGTTTTGACCTCTGTTTGGCATTCAGGCCAGTGGATGAATAGATGGATAACGCATCGATCTCAAACGGTCATTGGGCACTCTCCAACTTATCGACTCGGTCGAAATGAGATTGCGACTCGTGCTATCGGTGTATACCATGCCATCCGTATCAGTTCTTACCTTACTCTGGATAACTACTTGACTCACTAATCATTAtctgcttttttttttctttcttttttcacTGCCGGTTCTACTGCGATAAGCTTCACCTAGCCGCCTTCATGCCAGGATAGGGCTGCATCGAGGCACATGCCATGCGCCGGCCAGCCGCACCGCATTGCGCGTTTTGACGGATTCCCCAAGAATGGTACCAACGAAACATAGGGGAGGGTGTCCTGGCTTGATCGCATCGCCCCTCTAAAATAGGAAACAAGAAACGATGCCTCGGCTTCCTAGCTGGAGACATTTTCTCGAGTTCGATTGATGAGACGACCACGCCACTTTTAGACGAGACCCTTTGTGTGCCGGCCCCTCATTCCCGTCCTGCCGTGACAACCCTCCGGACCTCCGGCCCCTCGACGCTGACAATCCTGACCCCGCTGGCCTCCAACTCGCCCTTGCACTCATCCCATCTCTCAGCATCCACCGGTCTCGTGCCCTCTTCGACGATGAAGGTCCGGAAGCCTTCCTTGTTCGCATCCAGCGCGGTCCACTTGACGCAGTAATCGCCAGCCAGCCCGACCACGTAGACGTCCGTAATGCCCTTGTCCCTGAGGGCCTCCGCGAGCCCGGTGTCCGACACCCGCGGCGACTGAAAGGGGTCGTAGAAGGCGCTGTACATCTCGACGTTGCTGTTCTGGCCCTtctcgaggacgatgtcgacggccgaggcgtccAGCTCCggcacgagggcggcgccgggcgtCCCCTGCACGCAGTGCACCGGCCACATCCGCGTGCGGAACgtctcggcgccgttgcgCGGGTTGACAATGTCGACCATGTCGACGAACGGCTGCTTCCCCTCATGGTTCGAGGCGAACGAGACGTGGTCCGGCGGGTGCCAGTCCTTGGTGGCGATCTTTGTCGCGAACGGCCAGCGCAGCATTGAGTTGACGACCGGGTGGATGTCGCGTCCGTTGGCCACAGCGAGTGAGCCATGCTCGAGTCGGCGTCAGCCACGGGAGCAGCCCATACCGTCATCACATTTTGCACATCTGGAAGGGATTGTTCCCGTCTTTCACTCCAACGGGAAGCTCAAAGCGCGCCTCGTCAAGCCCTACGAGGCTGAGGGATGGTGCGATGCCATGCGATGCCATGTGATGTGACGAACGGGGTGTAACGGCGGATTCGCCTACTTACCGGCGGGCAAAAATCCTCCTGGAAGTCGACGACAATAAGCGCCGGCCGGAACCGGTCCTGcggcatggcggcgacgctcTTTGCTTCTCGCTGGGTCGCTTGGTACGGATACTTTTGTCGTTAATGGCGGGGATCGTTTCTCTCGGACAGTAATGCAGGGACGCCACGACTCGCGCGGTTTTGTGTGAGTGTGCGTGAACGGATAAACTGcgaggcggacggcggcTCTACGCAAAACGGACCGGCGGGGTGAGAGACCGCTGGGAAGGTGTTGCTATATTGGGCTGTCTTCTCTCGATGTATCGCGTGTGTGTGCCGTGTGTTGCAAGGAGCATGAATGTGAGCGAGGTTGCAAGGTTTGGTAGAGCTTGTGGTTGGTATCGTGGCAATGTCACCCACGTCTTCTCGAACTCTTATCGGGCTCGTATCGTGACAGCGGGGAGCTGGCTCGCGAGGCCCTGGATTAAATTTACAGGGCAAGTATGTCGTCTGGCGCAATTTACAGCGAGCTCCGACCTTCCCTAGTGGCTCGATAATGCTATCGCTAGCGCCGTTGTTATCTTATCATGCTGCATCCCCTCTCCACCTCCAGTCCTCCCAAATAACCCAAGCTTTTCCGATCTTCATGTCTCCCTCCGGCTTCATGAGTCGAGCGAACGGGTTCGTGACAATTTGTCGACCTGCAATGGAACTTAACCCCCGCCGGCTTGACTCGATCACCGGCACTTGCTCTGGGGAATCGCTCCTTGAATGCTTGATCCTGTCACCCGGTCACCTGTCACTTCTCGCGCCTCACATTCCATTATACTTAGCCTTCTTCGCAAGACGGCCCCCCCGGGCCAAGCGGCCTTTTGCCGCAGAAGCACGGCTTGGTTGATGCCCAGTATCGACCCCCAGAAGTACAGACATCATTTCCTCGGGACACTGGTACTGGAGGGCTGTCAAGAGGAGGACCATGCCAAAGGCCTACGCCACCAGCATCATTGCGCCGCCACACTCTAGTAGTCAGTTGGGCCAGATTCGCACCCGGCAGTACTGTGACACTAGTAAGAGCTTAACTCGCTCGTGGCTGGTGTAATTAGAGACTACAGCAATAATGAAGCTCTCCATGACCGCACGGGCTGTCGGGGCATCTCTGTCCGTAAGACCTCGAGACAACACGAATAGACGCCGCAGACAGTGCCCGGTTTCTTGACGTTCGCCCCGGCAAGCAAGGCCAAATATCCACCCctgagctcgtcgaccaggAGGAACTAGGTCCCTGTTGCAGTGAGGAGTGCTGCATCAATGCCCAACGATGGTTGAGAAACGCCCTTTCGCAGGTGCTAGAAGCAACAGTCAACTCACTTGGCCTCTCCCAACTTAATTCTCTTCACGGTCCAGAAAGAGGGCAATGtgtcacacacacacacacacacgcacatacacacataaACACTATCTGCCTGCAAGGGACCCAAGTGAGCCGGTCTCCCAGAGGGAGCTCTTCACAGCTCATGTTTCGGACCGAGTAGTCGAAGCCCTGTCGTTCCACCCGCCAATCACAACTACCCCAACCGCAGCTCAGCTACGGGAGTCTCCGAGAGCTGGTGTGCCGTGTCTCGACCTGGGTGCCACATGATACAGCCGACGGCAGCCACATTCGTATGTGACAGCTAGGTGGCGCGATGCAACAGGTTAGCCTGTCGTTGTGCGTGGCTACCTGAAGGGATACGCGATGATATGTTAAGAACACCACGCGTCTGCTGAACCCTCGTCTGAAGATCAACCACGCTCACCCttcatctctctttctctctctctctctctctctttcttgcACCAAGCAAGTCGGCCTTGCACTCGAGATGCGTTTATCAACCGCCCTTTTGGCAGCGGCCGTCCAGCCGGCGTTCGCCTGGGGTAACGTCGGTCATCGCACCGTTGGCTACCTTGCCGAGAAACACTTGAccgacgaagccgccgccgtcttcggggAGCTCCTCGCCAACGACCGCAACTACGACTTTTCCGATGCCGCGACGTGGGCGGACACGCTTCGGGGCCACATGGGCTGGGCGAGCAAGTATCACTACATCAGTACGTCAGGCCACGGCACCGTCTcgcatcgacgacgtccggCTCACTATAGTACCAGATCCCCCCGATGACCCGCCTCGTGTATGCGGCATGAAGTATCCCCAAGACTGCCCGTCGAGCGGCTGCGTCATATCCGCCATTCAGAACTACGTACGTGCTCCTGTCCTTTTGGTCCCAAGTCGTAGTAGCCCCCACCCAAGACTCACCCTCTTCCACCTCTCAGACCTCCCAGATCCTTGACACCTCGCTGCCGCACGTCAACCGCAAGAACGCAACCATGTTTGTTATCCACTTCCTCGGCGACATTCACCAGCCCCTGCACGCCACCGGTATcctccgcggcggcaacgacaTCCGCCCCGTCTGCTGGCGCCGCCAACCGCACAACGGCGTCTGTACGGGGCCCATGAGCCTGCACTCCGTCTGGGACACGCAGATTCCGCACCGCATCCGCGGACTGCCGCCGCACGTGCGCCCGTCAGATGAGAAggtcgccgcggcggcgtgggccgACGAGCTGTACCTCCGGCAGGAGCAGGCCGGGGTGAACGCCACGGCGGGGCACtgcgtcgacctcgacacgGGGGCATGCGCGCTGGGGTGGGCGAGCGAGTCCAACGCCTTCGTGTGCTCGCATGTGCTCAAGCCCGGGCTGGCATGGCTGAAGGGGAATGACTTGAGCGAGGGATACTTTGAGGAGAACTGGGAGgtggtcgaggaggtcatCGGGAAGGCGGGCGTGAGGCTCGGCGCATGGCTAAACGCCATCGCGGAGAGGCTGGCCAGCGAGAAGGCGCCCGTGTTTGAGGATCTCTGATTCGAGTCGTCTGGGAAGACGCctggaggccaagaagcctcggtcgccgcgtcgcccgCCGTCGGTCGGTTGTGACAGTGACAGGCTGGAGGCAAGCATCTGAGCGGACGTACTTGGCACTTGGCGGTTACCCGCGCGTCACGCCAAGAGCCGACGTGCATGCATGTTGAGGCTCATGGCGGTTGATATTCAAAACTTGATATGCACGTCCTGATGCACCGCGTTTGAATGGGTGACGAAAACCACGTCACTAGACATATCCATCCCATCGCCTTAGCCACGCGCGACTCGCTCTTCGCAGGACATGGAAACGCGCCATCGCAGCCAAGTTGAGGCGGTGTCGGATGAAGAACTGCGAATGAATGCTGGACGGGCTTGATGCGTGAGGCCCAAATCCTTAGGAGCTGTTTTACTTGGCTTGGAAGATTCCGACAGGCTATCTTGAATGCTTTGGGAGACTTGCCTCGAGCATGCAGCTGCCGGCCTTTGGTTCGACATCGAGGTGCGTCTTTCTGTCACGTCTTGGGATGTCGCAGATGGCGGGCATATCCAGTTCGAATATGAAAATTCATCCGACAAGCCGCAGGTATGACTTCGGAGCGCATCATCGGACGCTTGTCTCGAGAACTTGGTTCTCATAGGCATGTGACGCTGGACCCCGGGTCTGATATCGACATCccgccagcagcaacagctccCCAGTAGAATGAGAGGAAGCGCAGTTCAACAGCCTTGATATGGACTATGGACCGAGTTTTGCGATTTGTGCCGAGGCTCTCGTGAAAAGTTTGACGTCCCGTTGAGAGACTTCTCCAGGCCTACTGCAACAGACGAAAGCTTACACTCTCGGTGCCGGCCACGCCTCCAAACGGAACGACGTAACCCGCGTCCGTGGGAACATAAGTTGAGTTTCGATGCGGGGCAGTAAAGCATCTTTCGGGCTTAACTGGCTGCGCACTTCGATTTGTCGATTATCTATCAGGTCGTTGCCGAGGTTCTCCGTGCCGCGGTCGTTGACAAGATGAAGACAAGATAAAAGGGCCAACCTCAAAAGGATCACAAAGGTGGGAGGGGATGACGGCCGAATGCTGCTCAGATCTCTCGCTGTCCAATCTAATGCAAACATGAATGAATCAGCTGCCAGTTTGCCAGCCTCGTACGCGGCTCTCGAGTATGATGGCCTGGCTGTTTCGCACGtcccgccgagctcgtccgCGGTCACCAAGGTGGTCGTGATCACCCTCAACCGACCTCACAAGTACAATGCCGTGACTCTCGACAtgcttgacggcctcgaggcgctcTTCAACATCATCAGCGAGGACCCCAGAGTCCGCGCCGTGGTTCTAACCGGGGAAGGGAAGGCTTT containing:
- a CDS encoding Putative S1/P1 nuclease, phospholipase C/P1 nuclease domain superfamily — protein: MRLSTALLAAAVQPAFAWGNVGHRTVGYLAEKHLTDEAAAVFGELLANDRNYDFSDAATWADTLRGHMGWASKYHYINPPDDPPRVCGMKYPQDCPSSGCVISAIQNYTSQILDTSLPHVNRKNATMFVIHFLGDIHQPLHATGILRGGNDIRPVCWRRQPHNGVCTGPMSLHSVWDTQIPHRIRGLPPHVRPSDEKVAAAAWADELYLRQEQAGVNATAGHCVDLDTGACALGWASESNAFVCSHVLKPGLAWLKGNDLSEGYFEENWEVVEEVIGKAGVRLGAWLNAIAERLASEKAPVFEDL
- a CDS encoding Putative isochorismatase, translated to MPQDRFRPALIVVDFQEDFCPPHGSLAVANGRDIHPVVNSMLRWPFATKIATKDWHPPDHVSFASNHEGKQPFVDMVDIVNPRNGAETFRTRMWPVHCVQGTPGAALVPELDASAVDIVLEKGQNSNVEMYSAFYDPFQSPRVSDTGLAEALRDKGITDVYVVGLAGDYCVKWTALDANKEGFRTFIVEEGTRPVDAERWDECKGELEASGVRIVSVEGPEVRRVVTAGRE